From the genome of Corallococcus macrosporus DSM 14697:
AGACACCTTCAGCTCGGTACACAGCCGGTAAAAGGTGGGGATGCTGGGAAGCATCTGCCCGCGCTCCAGTCGGCTGTACACGGGGGGCACCAGTCCGACGCGGGCTGCGGCATCGGTCCGGGTGAGGCCCATCTGCTCCCGCGCGGCCCGGGCCGTCGTGCCAATGGTGATTGCCAAGTCCTGGTCCATGAGGTGAGGCACACTGTACCCGAGAAGGCTTCTTCTCCGGCACGTGCGCGACTCACCGCATCGCTGGAATCAGCCTCAGAAGTGCCTTCACTTTCCGCTCATCCAGTCGCCGCACCTGCTGCACCAGCAGTCGCACTGAAGGCGAGTCTGGAGGTGGCTCTGCGTGGAAGCCGTGGCCAAGTAGGGCGTCTGGCGACGTGCAGAGGACGGTGGCGAGGCGGTAGAGCGTGCGGACGCTGGGAAGCATTCGGCCACGCTCCAGGCGGCTGTAGACGGCGGAGGCGAGGCCCACCCGCTGCGCGACGTTGGCCTGGGTGAGGGAAAGGCGCAGCCGTGCCGCCCGGGCGTTGGCGCCAATGGTGCTCGCGAGCTCGAGCGACGACATAGCCTGTTGGCTCTCTGGTGACGAGGCGGGCATGAGGGAGGAGGCGAGGGTGAGTCGCTCCAATGTAGCGAGTCATGCGAGCAACTGGCAATCCTCTGAGTAGGAATGCCTCCGGAAGCAGAGGACTGTCACTTCGGGGTTTGGTAGCGTGGTGGCTCTGCCGGGAGGGAGAAGCCGCATGCGGCAAGGTGGAGTCCTTCAGTCCGCAATGCCTGGGTGGGAGGCGTCATGAGGGACGACGGGCCCCCGGCCGTGCTGTCCCCCGGGGACGTGGTGATGGGTTACACGGTGGTGAGTCAGTTGGGCCGGGGCGGCTTCGGCACCGTGTACCTCGCGACGCATGACGGACAGCCCTCCGCCTTGAAGTTGGTGGAGCGGCGGCGCATGGGTGGGCGGGTGGAGCGGGAAGTCTCCATCCTCTTGCGCCTCAAGCACGCCAACGTGGTGGGGATTCGCGGTTTCTCCTTCTGGCAGGAGGGGGAGCACGAGTTCGCCATCATCGTCATGGAGTACGTCGAGGGGCGGCAGCTGGACGCGTGGGTGAAGGAGGAGAACCCCTCGGCTCGAGAGGTAGCGAGGGTGACGCTCGATGTGGCGCGGGCGCTGGCGGCCTCGCACGAGGCGGGGGTGGTGCACCGGGACGTGAAGGAGTCCAACGTCATGGTGCGCGACGCGGACGGCGTCGCAGTGGTGGTGGACTACGGGGTGGGGGACTACAAGGGCGCCCCCGGTGTCACCCAGTCCATGATTCCACCTGGGACGACGGAGTACCGCCCGCCGGAGATGTGGCGCTTCATGGAGAATCCCATGGGGGGCGGCGGAACTCGCTACGTGCCGGGCCCGGCGGACGACGTGTGGGCCCTGGGGGTTGTCCTCTACCGCCTCCTCACCGCGAGGTGGCCTTTTGAAGCCGAGGATGACCAGGCCTTCATCAACGCTGTCCTCACGCAGTCGCCCGTGCCGCCCCATGTCGCCAACCGGTACGTCCCGGAGAAGCTGGGCATGTTGTGCATGCGGCTGCTGGAGAAGGAGCCTGCAGAGCGTCCCGAGGCGAGCGCAGTCTGTGATGCCTTGGCGGAGGTGCTAGTCGAGGCGGAAGGGGAGGCGTGGGACAGCCCCCTGTGCGACACGTATGGCCCGCACTCGGCAACCACCGAGGGGGAGGTGGACGAGCTCATGCAGTGGGCGAAGGTGCCCTTGCGCCAGCTGCGCCGTGGCAATGCGCCCGGGCCGGAGCTGCCGGAGGCCCCCAGCGAAGGTCCGCCCGCGGAGTTGCTGCCCCAGGCCGCTCCGGTGGCTGCTGCCACGCCGCCTGTCGAAGCGGAGCTGCTGGGATCGGAGCTGGAGGAGGGGCTGGGCGCCGCAGAGAGTGCGGCGGAATCCGCGCTGGCGGCCCCCATCGTCGAGGTAGGGCGGCGCTCGTTCTTCTCGCGACTCAGAGTGGGGCGCGTGCTGGGTGTGGGGCTGCTGGTCGGCGCCCTGGCGGCAGGGGCGCTTCTCTCGCAGCGGACGCCTCCGGCACCGGAGGCTCAAGCCCCCTCCGCCCCTGGCCAAGAAGTAGCGACATATACAAAGAAACCTCAAGCTGCCCGAGCCGCAGCTCCCACTGGGCCGGAGGCAACACCTGCGGCCGTCGCGCCTCCCGCGACGCTTCCCGAGGTGACTGCCACCGTGACGACACTCCAGAGTGACACCCCTTCCTCCCCACCGATGCCTGCCAAGAAGGCCGCGAGGAACGTCCGCAATGTCCTGGCGACGATGGCTCTCTGTGGCGCGCTTGGCTGCACGGGCCCGCAGGTGCGCTCGCCGCCTGAGCCCGAGCCGTGCCCGGAAGGGGCCACCGAGGGCATGAAGAGGCTAGGCCTGGGTATTGGGGGTGAGGAGACCGCGACTTTCCCCATCAATGGGCCTCCCAAAGTCATAACGGTGAAGGAGGGCACTGCTCAGGTCCGCCTGCTGGACGGTAGAACCTTTCTGTCCGGGCGATTCATCGTGGGGGACCGCCTCTATGGTCGGCTGACTCGAGCGCGCACGAGCAAAGGCACCTTTCCGGTGTGCTTGGAGTTGCAAGATACATCGGGGATGCGTGGGCTGGAGATCGAATCTGGCGGGGGGGATTCTGGTGAGGTTCGCGTCTTTTCTACAGTTACCCTGAGGGCGGTACGCGAGTTCGAATGAAATGATTTTCACCAGCAGCTGCCCATTGGTCACAGGAATTAGTGCTGCTGGTTTCGCCCAGGAGTGTTGAGCGCGTGCAACATCCAGTGTCGACCGTTCTCCTCTTTTTTCTACTCTTAGGCGAAGGAACAGCTCGGGCGCAGCAGGCACCTTCTCCAGCGGGAATGGGCGTTCGTCGCGTCGAATTGGCACCGGAAGACGCCCAAGTGGTTGCGGAGGTGGCGGTGAGCCCAGGGCTGTCAACGGTGTTTATCTTTGACTCCGAGGTGAGCCGCGAAGGGGTGGAACTGCAGGGGCGTAATCGCTTCACCGTTCTAGACGCCGGACAAAGCACGTTGCGTCTTGTTCCTTCAGAACGAATCTCCGCAGGAGATCGGCTCAGGCTGACTGTGCGCTTCCTGGATGGGGCGGCGCCAGCAACCGCGACGTTCGTCCTGATCGCACATCCCGCACGGCCGGAAGCGCTCGTCGAGGTGTATCGCCGCAAGAGGGGCGTTGAAACGTACCAAGAAGAAGCTCGGCAGGCGCGTGCTGAGGCCCAACAGTGCAAAGAGGAGAACGAGCGTCTGCGTGGTGAACGAAACGCTCCTGGTGGATTGACGGGGCTCATCTCGACCGCGGTGTTGGATAAACGAGGGGTTGATTTTCGCGACTTGAGCCCGACGGTCGCTCAGTCCCCTGGAGTCTTGCCTGTCGCTCGTTCAGTCTACACGTATCGCTCATCACAGCGGGTCGCGGTGGTGGTTGAGTTTGATGCGGCAGGGGCCGCGCAACCCTGGACTGCAAATGGGGCGACTCTCCGGGGCAAGGCCAACGAGGAGTTGAAGGTGCTTCAGGTGTGGCAGTCCGGCCCCGTGTCCCCAGAGTTGAGGGGCCTGCGAGTGGTAGTGGAAGCGGAAGCAGCATCAGATGCTCCTCGAGGGAGCTTTACGCTCAAGCTCTGGGAGGCGGACGGGCCCCGCACCGTCACTCTTGGAAACGTGACATTCCCATAATAGAATACTAGAGGTGCCCGTTTGGGCGAGCGTCAGCCTCAAGCTTCGAGATCTGGTGGTAGTCGCTTTGGTTCTGGGCTCGAATGTTCCTTGCAGCGTCTCTTTCAGTCGACCATCTTCTTCGATGTGAGAACGCACGAATTCACGTTCGGCTCCGAGTGCGAAAGACGCAAGGCTCATGTTACCGTGCTCTAATGGCTTTGTCGGCTGCTCTACCTCGATGACCACGAGGACTTCGCCGTTTGCGTCCTATATGCCCTATTCCCGGCGCTCACTACGACGTAAGGAACGGCCCAACGCTTATGCTTTGCGCGTGTAAGCACGGCTTTGTAAGGTTGTCTGATGAGTCCATCTCTCTTCCTGCAGCAAATCACGTTCAGCGGTGGTGCGAGCATTGAGCTCGAACCCGACTCCATTGTCGTCATCGTCGGTCCAAACAACGCTGGGAAAAGCGAGACGCTTCGCGAGACTCTCGGTCTGGTGGTGATAAATGGTGAAAAGACGCGCCATGTCGTCTCTAGCGTGACGGTGGGGCGTTCCGGGACTGCAGATGAGTTTATTCGGCGGATGGCCCCCTACCGTCTCCCGAATTCTCCGCACTACGACCTCAAAGTGCTTGAGGACTCGACGCCGCCTTCGGGGTTCCGGAGCGACAGCCGCATGTGGGACACCTTGATGGGCGTCAAGCTTGCACGGGTACACGAAACTGAGCTCCGGATGTTTTGGGAGAAGAGGGGCTTCGAGGGCTTCACCGCACTCTTTTTCTTTCTGCTCGACATTTCTACCCGCTTCAATGCCATCGAGCCCGCCAAGGTCTTCAATCTCGCGACAGGCATCCCATACCTCCCCATCCAGAAAATGTGTGTGGATCCGGGGCTGGCGGAACGGCTCAGCCGCTCTTTTCAACGCGCCTTCGGGCAAGCGCTCATCGTCAACCGGACCGCAGGTTCGAAGATGCCGCTCCATTGCGGCGAACTGCCTCGCTTGGAGCCTGGCGAAGATCGGGTCTCCCCTAGCTACGCCCAAAGGCTTGAAGCGCTTCCTTTGCTCCACCAGCAGGGGGACGGGATGCGCAGCTTCGCGGGCTGCCTCCTCCAGGTCGCGGCTGTCGACAAATCTGTTGTCATGATCGACGAACCCGAGGCATTCCTCCATCCACCTCAAGCACGCTATCTCGGAACGCTGTTGGCCAAGGAGAAGCCTGCCGGGCGCCAGCTTATCATCGCTACTCACAGCGGAGATTTGCTTCGTGGCCTCCTAGATGCCAGCCCCTCAGCCCTCAAGGTCATTCGACTCACTCGCGAGGGGAACCTCAACCATGCGCGTGCGCTGAATACTGACCAAATTAGGATGCTTTGGGGTGATCCGATTCTTCGCTTCTCCAATGCCTTGGACAGCCTCTTTCATGAGCAGGTCGTGCTTTGTGAGGCGGATGGTGATTGCCGATTCTATTCCGCAATTTTGGATGCGATTCAGCCCGTGGATACGGACATCCGGATGCCCGACGTCATGTTCACGAGCACAGGGGGTAAGCACAAGATGCCGACGATTGCTAAAGCCCTTGCCTGCATTGGCGTCCCCACACGAGCCGTGGCGGACTTCGATATCTTGAACAGCGACTCCCCTCTCAAGGATGCCATCTGTGCCCTTGGCGGCTCGTGGGACGACTTTCAATCACGTTGGAAACAGGTCAAGGCAGGCGTTGAGCAATTAAGGCCGGAACTGGAGACCACTTACGTTCGAAATGAGGTGGAAAAGCTCCTGCGCCAGGTCAGCACTCCGACCTTCCCGAATGATGTGGCAAAGAGCATCAGGGAGGTGCTCAAGCGCGCTTCGCCCTGGGATGTGGCGAAGCAGCAAGGCTTGGCCGCGGTACCCAAGGGGCCGGCGCGCCAAGTTGCTGAGAAACTTCTCGCTGACCTCAAACGACTAGGTCTCTTCGTAGTCGAGTGGGGAGAGATGGAGAGCTTCGACCCATTCATCGGTGGACATGGAAACGCTTGGCTCATGGAGGTGTTGCGTAAGGACCTCCGGCAGGATCCCCACCTTGAGAACGCCAGGAGGTTCGTCCGCGGATTGTTTTCCCTCGACCCTGCTAGCCCGACCTAGACCTGGTAGGAGAATGCTTCGATGGTCGGCTAGGGCATTTCACGGGGGAGTTGTGCCTTCGCTCTTCCCTAAAAGGGCGTTTATTCACTCTCTGTCGATTCGATGGTCCTGGGTTTTCTGGCCCGAATGCTCTAATTGGCCGGTTGTCGTGCCTGCTTGGTCGCCCGTGGGAAGCCAGGACGTAGGGGAAGGCTGCGGACCTTAGCGAGATTTCGGGCTTGCTCTCCGGAACCTGAATCACTTGGCTTCGCTGACCGTCCCGTCGTTGTTGACGCGATATCGCAAGCCTCCGCGCGCTTCGCCAGCAACTGCAATATGGTAGGTGCGTCCGCGTGTCAGCAGTCTTGCAGGTTGTAGTTCCTCGAAGCCGTAGGGGAGGACACCGTAGTTGAGGTGCGCTGGGAACGGCCCGGTGCGCGGTGGCAGCGCGCGAATGGACCACATGTGAGTGCCGTCAACGTCCATGACGCTGATGGAGTCGTACCGAGGTGAGTCCCCAGGTTGGGACGGCTCCCGGATGACGAAAGCGGGAGAGGGAATCCGTTCTGCGGCAGATGCCAACTCCACGATGAGCGGCGGCTCGCAGGCGCCGACCAACGTGGCAAGGAGGACTGCCACCATGAGCCGCAGGAGCCAGTTATGGCGCATGGCTACGGCGCTCCACGTCCGGCCCGGACTTCGCGCAGCGCCGCTTCGAGTTGGGCGGTGTAGTCCACTCCATCGACGTAGAGTCGCTTAGGTGGCGTCTCGAAGAAGCCGGCGCGGTATCCCTGCTCCAGTAGCTCGGCCTGCTGCTCCGGGTTCATCTCGCTCCAGCCTTTCCCCTCCCGGAGGGCTTTTCCGAGGTTGTAGCCGTCGCCGAAGGTTTGGGCGAAGAGAGCCTCGCTCATGTAGTCGGTGCCGCCATTCTGGTGCTGCCAGACGTGCGCGGCCTCGTGGACGAGCAGGTCCGCCTGCAGCGGGAGGAATCGCTTGGGAATATAGATGGTGTTCCCGTGGGCAAATGGCCGGCCGGATGCCGTGAGGAGTCCCGCGTCGCCCTCCTTGATGCTGATGCTTGAGTAGTCGAGGGCGTCGCCGTACACCTGCCGAAGAGCGGCTTCCTCGTCTCCTGTCAGCCCTCGCCGGACCGGCTCCACGCCCAGAAGCGTCTGGACTGCGCTGAGTGCCCGGCCGCCCACCATGAGCACCGCGTCGACCGGCGTCTGGCCCAACTGCACCAGGCCGCGCGCGAGCTCGCCGAAACCCTCCCGGAAGCGCCCGGTGAACACCTGCCCAAGGCCGCTGGCCAGCGTCTGCGTAGCCTCCATGCCGTTACGCACGAGTCCCACGACAGCGTCCTTTGCGCCCGTCACGAGGCCACCGACGGCGTCTCCCACCCGCCGAAGCCCTCCGGTTACGATGGAGCCAATGCGGCTCAGGAGACCCTTCGTCGCCGATTTCTCCTCGGCCCCGTGAGCCTTGAGGTCCGCTGGGGGTATGCGTTCAGCCACCGCGATAGCTCCCGGCCGCACGCTGGCGAGGGCGAGGGCCGTAGCCGCGGATTCAGATGCTGGTCCCTGCGGCCCCGTGGCGCGGCTGCCGAAGGACTCGACGACGTTGCCCGCCTTCATGGCGTCTGCTCCGCGTGGGCGAGCCGCGCCCTTGACTGCCTCCGGTGGCTCGGGCTCAAGCCCTTGCAAAGCGGTGCTGCGTGACGTGATGGATTCCATTGGTGTTCCTGGTGGTGGGAGGGGCCGACACAGCCTCGCGGCCAGTGCTCCGGCGGCGAGTTGGGCCGCGAGGGTTCTGATTTGAAGGGGGAGACCGCCTGGCCGCGCGTCAGAAGCCGCAGGTGTGAACGTTCTGCCCTGGGAAGTACCGGCAGTCGCTCGGATTGCTGCACAGCGACCGGCACTGGCCCGCAGCGTTAGGCACAGAGCACGTGTTGCAGAAGCAGCTCGTCTGGTGGCCGAAAGCTGTCACGAAGGTGGAACAGAACCCAGCGGAGGAGTTGGTCTCAGTGGCGCAGTTCGACGCGATGAGAACGTCGGCGCTCGTCGCGCACGTGAAGTGGACCCGCGGATTAGCTACGCTGGCGCCCGTGGCGGACCCGCAGACGCCATTGGCGTCGATGCTGCCGCACCGGCACGCCCCGCTGCCGTCGGAGGCGAT
Proteins encoded in this window:
- a CDS encoding helix-turn-helix domain-containing protein, producing the protein MDQDLAITIGTTARAAREQMGLTRTDAAARVGLVPPVYSRLERGQMLPSIPTFYRLCTELKVSPEEMLGLTEPSHGGKGPRAKEDDTPSLRRLLYLARKLDGEQLEALLQVATVMAR
- a CDS encoding helix-turn-helix domain-containing protein, with the protein product MSSLELASTIGANARAARLRLSLTQANVAQRVGLASAVYSRLERGRMLPSVRTLYRLATVLCTSPDALLGHGFHAEPPPDSPSVRLLVQQVRRLDERKVKALLRLIPAMR
- a CDS encoding serine/threonine protein kinase is translated as MRDDGPPAVLSPGDVVMGYTVVSQLGRGGFGTVYLATHDGQPSALKLVERRRMGGRVEREVSILLRLKHANVVGIRGFSFWQEGEHEFAIIVMEYVEGRQLDAWVKEENPSAREVARVTLDVARALAASHEAGVVHRDVKESNVMVRDADGVAVVVDYGVGDYKGAPGVTQSMIPPGTTEYRPPEMWRFMENPMGGGGTRYVPGPADDVWALGVVLYRLLTARWPFEAEDDQAFINAVLTQSPVPPHVANRYVPEKLGMLCMRLLEKEPAERPEASAVCDALAEVLVEAEGEAWDSPLCDTYGPHSATTEGEVDELMQWAKVPLRQLRRGNAPGPELPEAPSEGPPAELLPQAAPVAAATPPVEAELLGSELEEGLGAAESAAESALAAPIVEVGRRSFFSRLRVGRVLGVGLLVGALAAGALLSQRTPPAPEAQAPSAPGQEVATYTKKPQAARAAAPTGPEATPAAVAPPATLPEVTATVTTLQSDTPSSPPMPAKKAARNVRNVLATMALCGALGCTGPQVRSPPEPEPCPEGATEGMKRLGLGIGGEETATFPINGPPKVITVKEGTAQVRLLDGRTFLSGRFIVGDRLYGRLTRARTSKGTFPVCLELQDTSGMRGLEIESGGGDSGEVRVFSTVTLRAVREFE
- a CDS encoding DUF2381 family protein, giving the protein MQHPVSTVLLFFLLLGEGTARAQQAPSPAGMGVRRVELAPEDAQVVAEVAVSPGLSTVFIFDSEVSREGVELQGRNRFTVLDAGQSTLRLVPSERISAGDRLRLTVRFLDGAAPATATFVLIAHPARPEALVEVYRRKRGVETYQEEARQARAEAQQCKEENERLRGERNAPGGLTGLISTAVLDKRGVDFRDLSPTVAQSPGVLPVARSVYTYRSSQRVAVVVEFDAAGAAQPWTANGATLRGKANEELKVLQVWQSGPVSPELRGLRVVVEAEAASDAPRGSFTLKLWEADGPRTVTLGNVTFP
- a CDS encoding AAA family ATPase is translated as MSPSLFLQQITFSGGASIELEPDSIVVIVGPNNAGKSETLRETLGLVVINGEKTRHVVSSVTVGRSGTADEFIRRMAPYRLPNSPHYDLKVLEDSTPPSGFRSDSRMWDTLMGVKLARVHETELRMFWEKRGFEGFTALFFFLLDISTRFNAIEPAKVFNLATGIPYLPIQKMCVDPGLAERLSRSFQRAFGQALIVNRTAGSKMPLHCGELPRLEPGEDRVSPSYAQRLEALPLLHQQGDGMRSFAGCLLQVAAVDKSVVMIDEPEAFLHPPQARYLGTLLAKEKPAGRQLIIATHSGDLLRGLLDASPSALKVIRLTREGNLNHARALNTDQIRMLWGDPILRFSNALDSLFHEQVVLCEADGDCRFYSAILDAIQPVDTDIRMPDVMFTSTGGKHKMPTIAKALACIGVPTRAVADFDILNSDSPLKDAICALGGSWDDFQSRWKQVKAGVEQLRPELETTYVRNEVEKLLRQVSTPTFPNDVAKSIREVLKRASPWDVAKQQGLAAVPKGPARQVAEKLLADLKRLGLFVVEWGEMESFDPFIGGHGNAWLMEVLRKDLRQDPHLENARRFVRGLFSLDPASPT